Proteins co-encoded in one Flavivirga eckloniae genomic window:
- a CDS encoding PKD domain-containing protein: MKTITKTFKYISILILALSFNACEDDDAVLPRVEAGFSYTVDMNTGTVTFINISENANTYEWNFGDDDTSTLINPVKVYTNGTYTITLKALNVAGASDTFEDNIEISIPEAVAFPISFDSNNVNYGGDPFSGASFAIVDNPDPSGSNTDASKVGALTNSGATFEGIAFELGTSIDLSTEKTIKMDFWSDAPISVLLKLEISENDFVEVTVNHGGTGWEELSFNFSDSGTYPKLVIFVDGPGTASGTFYFDNLEQVETDTTGGACTDTPVAATAFPVDFEACESFIDSFANDGSITTELSGNPDKTGVNTSDNVLKVVKANGTNRWAGFQNAFPENFDATKTLKVKVYSSKANAVMKFEVNSNPQPAGSGNPGPQYATITDANTWTEVEVMFTGIPGNNTGLNQLVIKPDNPDGTDGTLTDSEETYYFDDISFGDGGGTSTEPSMAAPTPTQDAANVKSVFSDAYTDIAGTNLDTNWQGDLVSETVSIQGNNAIKYSNVKFIGMQLAGDTDFSDMEFLHVDIWTPDATVLEITPISPPNELLVGLPSLTQGEWKSYDIPVTDFTGVDFTKILQFKIDAQKGVNPAVVYMDNLYFYKSGSTGGGTEPTMAAPTPTQDAANVKSVFSDTYTDIAGTNLDTNWQGDLVSETVAIQGNDAIKYRNVKFIGMQLAGDTDFSDMEFLHVDIWTPDATVLEITPISPPNELLVGLPSLTQGEWKSYDIPVTDFTGVDFTKILQFKIDAQKGVNPAVVYMDNLYFYKSGPAPTEPTMAAPTPTQDAANVKSVFSDTYTDIAGTNLDTNWQGDLVSETVAIQGNDAIKYSNVKFIGMQLAGDTDFSDMEFLHVDIWTPDATVLEITPISPPNELLVGLPNLTQGEWKSYDIPVTDFTGVDFTKILQFKIDAQKGVNPAVVFMDNLYFYKSGSTGGTGGCSGSPVAATAFPVNFESCESFISTFANDGSITTELSANPAKTGINTSDNVLKVVKANGTNRWAGFQNPFPSNFDATKTFKFKVYSTKANVVMKFEVNTNPQPPSSGNPGPQYRTITEANTWTEIEVVFTGIPGNNTGLNQLVIKPDNPDGTDGTLTDSEETYYFDDIRLE; encoded by the coding sequence ATGAAAACTATAACAAAAACATTTAAATATATATCCATTTTGATATTGGCATTATCCTTCAATGCATGTGAAGATGATGATGCCGTATTACCAAGAGTTGAAGCTGGTTTTAGTTATACTGTTGATATGAATACGGGAACCGTAACCTTTATCAATATATCAGAAAACGCAAATACCTATGAATGGAATTTTGGAGATGATGACACATCTACTCTTATTAATCCAGTAAAAGTTTACACCAATGGTACTTACACTATTACACTTAAAGCCCTGAATGTTGCAGGAGCATCTGATACATTTGAAGATAACATTGAAATATCGATTCCAGAAGCCGTTGCGTTTCCAATTTCATTCGATTCGAACAATGTAAATTATGGTGGTGATCCTTTTAGTGGCGCTTCTTTTGCAATAGTAGATAACCCCGACCCTTCAGGGTCAAACACTGATGCTTCAAAAGTTGGAGCATTAACCAATAGCGGAGCTACTTTTGAAGGTATTGCTTTCGAGTTAGGAACTTCAATAGACCTATCTACAGAAAAAACCATAAAAATGGATTTTTGGTCAGACGCTCCAATAAGCGTACTGCTTAAACTTGAAATTTCAGAAAATGATTTTGTCGAAGTTACGGTTAATCATGGCGGTACAGGATGGGAAGAATTATCTTTTAACTTCTCCGACTCGGGAACATATCCTAAACTCGTAATTTTTGTAGATGGTCCGGGTACAGCCTCAGGAACTTTTTACTTCGATAATTTAGAGCAAGTTGAAACAGATACTACTGGTGGGGCATGTACAGATACACCTGTTGCCGCAACCGCATTCCCTGTAGATTTTGAAGCATGCGAATCTTTTATAGACTCATTTGCAAACGATGGAAGTATTACCACTGAGCTTTCGGGCAACCCAGATAAAACAGGTGTAAACACTTCAGATAATGTATTAAAAGTCGTTAAAGCTAACGGAACTAATAGATGGGCTGGATTTCAAAATGCATTTCCTGAAAATTTTGATGCTACAAAAACACTTAAGGTAAAGGTATACTCATCTAAAGCTAATGCTGTTATGAAATTTGAGGTAAATAGCAACCCTCAACCTGCTGGCTCTGGAAACCCCGGACCTCAATATGCAACTATAACAGATGCTAACACTTGGACTGAAGTAGAAGTAATGTTTACAGGAATACCTGGTAATAATACAGGTCTTAATCAATTGGTTATAAAACCAGATAATCCAGATGGTACAGACGGTACCTTAACAGATTCTGAAGAAACTTATTATTTTGATGATATTTCCTTTGGTGACGGAGGTGGTACATCTACAGAACCATCAATGGCAGCTCCAACACCAACTCAGGATGCTGCGAATGTTAAATCTGTATTTAGTGATGCATATACCGATATAGCGGGTACTAACTTAGATACCAACTGGCAAGGTGATTTAGTTTCCGAAACAGTATCTATTCAAGGTAATAATGCCATAAAATATAGCAATGTAAAATTCATAGGCATGCAATTGGCAGGAGATACTGATTTCTCTGATATGGAATTTTTACATGTCGATATTTGGACGCCGGATGCTACGGTATTAGAAATAACGCCAATAAGCCCTCCAAACGAATTATTAGTCGGCTTACCAAGTTTAACACAAGGTGAATGGAAGAGTTACGACATTCCGGTAACTGATTTTACAGGGGTTGATTTTACTAAAATATTACAGTTCAAAATTGATGCACAAAAAGGTGTGAATCCGGCTGTGGTTTATATGGACAACCTGTATTTCTATAAATCAGGATCAACTGGTGGTGGCACAGAACCAACCATGGCTGCTCCAACACCAACCCAAGATGCAGCAAATGTAAAATCTGTATTTAGTGATACATATACCGATATAGCAGGTACTAATTTAGATACCAATTGGCAAGGTGATTTAGTTTCTGAAACTGTAGCTATTCAAGGTAACGATGCCATAAAATATAGGAATGTAAAATTCATTGGAATGCAATTGGCAGGAGATACCGATTTCTCTGATATGGAATTTTTACATGTCGATATTTGGACGCCGGATGCCACCGTTCTAGAAATAACCCCGATAAGCCCTCCAAACGAATTATTAGTCGGCTTACCAAGTTTAACACAAGGTGAATGGAAGAGTTACGACATTCCGGTAACTGATTTTACAGGGGTTGATTTTACTAAAATATTACAGTTCAAAATTGATGCGCAAAAAGGCGTTAATCCAGCTGTGGTGTACATGGACAACCTGTATTTCTATAAATCAGGACCAGCACCTACAGAGCCAACCATGGCAGCACCAACACCAACTCAGGATGCTGCAAATGTAAAATCTGTATTCAGCGATACTTACACAGACATAGCAGGTACTAATTTAGATACCAACTGGCAAGGCGATTTAGTTTCTGAAACTGTAGCTATTCAAGGTAACGATGCCATAAAGTATAGTAATGTAAAGTTTATAGGCATGCAGTTGGCAGGAGATACCGATTTCTCCGATATGGAATTTTTACATGTCGATATTTGGACGCCAGATGCCACCGTTTTAGAAATAACCCCGATAAGCCCTCCAAACGAATTATTAGTCGGCTTACCAAATTTAACACAAGGTGAATGGAAGAGTTACGACATTCCAGTAACTGATTTTACAGGGGTTGATTTTACTAAAATATTACAGTTCAAAATTGATGCGCAAAAAGGCGTTAATCCGGCTGTGGTTTTCATGGATAACCTGTATTTCTATAAATCAGGATCAACTGGTGGTACAGGAGGTTGTTCAGGTTCACCTGTAGCGGCAACAGCATTCCCAGTAAATTTTGAAAGCTGCGAGTCTTTCATCAGCACCTTTGCTAATGATGGAAGTATTACAACAGAGCTTTCGGCAAATCCAGCAAAAACAGGAATAAATACTTCAGATAATGTATTGAAAGTCGTTAAAGCTAACGGAACAAATAGATGGGCTGGTTTCCAAAACCCATTCCCTAGTAATTTTGATGCTACTAAAACATTCAAGTTTAAAGTGTATTCAACCAAAGCGAATGTTGTCATGAAATTTGAGGTAAATACCAATCCTCAACCTCCTAGTTCTGGAAACCCTGGACCACAATATAGAACCATAACAGAAGCTAATACCTGGACAGAGATCGAAGTAGTATTTACAGGAATCCCAGGTAATAACACAGGACTTAATCAACTGGTTATAAAACCAGATAATCCAGATGGTACAGATGGTACGCTTACAGATTCTGAAGAAACCTACTATTTTGATGATATAAGACTTGAATAA